Proteins encoded within one genomic window of Sphingosinicella ginsenosidimutans:
- a CDS encoding MBL fold metallo-hydrolase: protein MKRALRWLGTGLLFVLVALCFAPTLVPPFLDRIYYRGPISDHFDGQRFFNPDADAMISRPSGAITRWLAGRDRAPWPAQVPVHPVVPARRVTGNDMRVTWIGHSTVLVQTAGLNILTDPVWSERASPFSFIGPKRVREPGVRFDDLPKIDLVVISHDHYDHMDIATLKRLWERDRPRIVTSLGNDTILRRNGIPALAFDWGGRFIQRRDGGMVAGHPTCEGGAWQCGEAYAVTVERVHHWSSRWLADRSRALWSGFTIETPAGKIFFAGDTAWGDGAWVRQAAAHGPFRLAIIPIGAWQPEAVMHTNHVNPQEAFRIFRTLNPTRAIGVHWGTFQLSFEPIDAPRQAIAALAREQAIPADRFIAPEAGQTFSVPPAP, encoded by the coding sequence ATGAAGCGGGCGCTCCGCTGGCTCGGGACAGGCCTGCTCTTCGTCCTTGTCGCGCTCTGCTTCGCGCCGACGCTCGTCCCGCCATTTCTCGATCGCATCTATTATCGCGGGCCGATCAGCGATCATTTTGACGGCCAGCGTTTCTTCAATCCCGATGCCGACGCCATGATCTCGCGACCGTCCGGCGCGATCACGCGCTGGCTCGCCGGACGCGACCGCGCGCCCTGGCCGGCCCAGGTTCCCGTCCATCCCGTCGTCCCGGCCCGGCGCGTGACCGGCAACGACATGCGCGTCACCTGGATCGGCCATTCGACCGTGCTGGTGCAGACGGCGGGGCTCAACATCCTCACCGATCCGGTCTGGTCGGAGCGCGCCTCCCCATTCTCCTTCATCGGGCCGAAGCGCGTGCGCGAACCGGGCGTCCGTTTCGACGACCTGCCCAAGATCGACCTCGTCGTCATCAGCCACGACCATTATGACCATATGGACATCGCGACGCTGAAGCGGCTGTGGGAGCGCGATCGGCCGCGGATCGTCACCAGCCTCGGCAACGACACCATCCTGCGGCGCAACGGCATCCCGGCGCTCGCCTTCGATTGGGGCGGCCGCTTCATCCAGCGAAGGGACGGCGGCATGGTCGCGGGCCACCCGACCTGCGAGGGCGGGGCGTGGCAATGTGGCGAAGCCTATGCGGTGACGGTGGAACGGGTCCACCACTGGAGCTCGCGCTGGCTCGCCGATCGCAGCCGCGCGCTCTGGTCCGGGTTCACGATCGAGACGCCGGCGGGCAAGATCTTCTTCGCCGGGGACACCGCCTGGGGCGACGGCGCCTGGGTGCGGCAGGCCGCCGCGCACGGCCCCTTCCGGCTCGCGATCATCCCGATCGGTGCCTGGCAGCCCGAGGCCGTCATGCACACCAACCATGTCAATCCGCAGGAGGCCTTCCGCATTTTCCGGACGCTGAACCCGACGCGCGCGATCGGCGTCCACTGGGGCACGTTCCAGCTGAGCTTCGAGCCGATCGACGCGCCGCGCCAGGCGATCGCCGCGCTTGCCCGTGAGCAGGCAATCCCCGCCGATCGCTTCATCGCCCCCGAGGCGGGCCAGACATTCAGCGTTCCGCCGGCACCATGA
- a CDS encoding diacylglycerol/lipid kinase family protein: protein MNIRVIVNRGGGSAGEEAADRLRALFAAASVTADIAVVAPDELADLCAEAAKATGLDLVAVAGGDGTLGTAAAALAGTGRPLGILPLGTLNHFARDAGIPTDLEGAVDAIANGVPRRVDIAEVNGKVFVNNSSVGLYPHMVRLREAQQAGGRSKRLAMLSASLATLRSFRKHRLRIRAPGLEAPIETPLLFVGNNRYQVNLFGLGQREAIDQGELCLYAVRAHNRGRLLWAGLRGIFGRLDQQRDFVTAYVTEAEIASDRARLGVATDGEQQWMETPLVYRVRPGALTIMVPAER from the coding sequence GTGAATATCCGGGTGATCGTGAACCGTGGCGGCGGCTCGGCCGGCGAGGAGGCGGCCGATCGGCTGCGGGCGCTCTTCGCGGCGGCGAGCGTCACCGCCGATATCGCTGTCGTCGCGCCGGACGAACTGGCCGATCTGTGCGCCGAGGCGGCCAAGGCGACCGGCCTGGACCTGGTCGCGGTGGCGGGCGGCGATGGCACGCTCGGCACCGCCGCCGCGGCGCTTGCCGGCACCGGCCGGCCACTCGGCATTCTTCCGCTGGGGACGCTCAATCATTTCGCGCGCGACGCCGGAATCCCCACCGATCTCGAGGGCGCGGTCGATGCGATCGCGAACGGCGTGCCGCGCCGGGTCGACATCGCCGAGGTCAACGGCAAGGTCTTCGTCAACAACAGCTCGGTCGGCCTCTATCCGCACATGGTCCGGCTGCGCGAGGCGCAGCAGGCGGGCGGGCGATCGAAGCGGCTCGCAATGCTCTCGGCGAGCCTCGCCACCCTGCGATCGTTCCGCAAGCATCGCCTCAGAATCCGCGCGCCGGGGCTTGAGGCGCCGATCGAGACGCCTTTGCTGTTCGTCGGCAACAATCGCTATCAGGTGAACCTGTTCGGCCTCGGCCAGCGTGAGGCGATCGACCAGGGGGAATTGTGCCTTTACGCCGTGCGCGCCCATAATCGCGGCCGGCTCCTGTGGGCCGGCCTGCGCGGGATTTTCGGCCGGCTCGACCAGCAGCGCGATTTCGTCACCGCTTATGTGACCGAAGCGGAAATCGCGTCCGATCGCGCCCGGCTCGGCGTCGCGACGGACGGCGAGCAGCAATGGATGGAAACGCCGCTCGTCTATCGCGTCAGGCCGGGGGCGCTGACGATCATGGTGCCGGCGGAACGCTGA
- a CDS encoding error-prone DNA polymerase: MTCASYVELQAATHFSFLRGVASAEEMFAAAALLGYPAIGIADRNTVGGLVKALRASDETGVRLVAGCRLDLMDGTGLLVWPEDRAAWSRLTRLLTTGKMRADRDRGEKGQCFLHWEDVAAWSDGLVAALVPDEADRVADIALAQVADIFGARGHVALTHRRRPGEAARLHALDAMARRHGLRGLATGDVLYDSPEKRMLQDVVTAIREKCTIDELGFRRERFADRYLKSPQEMARRFARFPDAVRASADIADRCQFSLRELGQQYPDEIVMSGRPPQEALEALARAALAALPNRTQAHADQLERELSQVKSWNYAPYFLTVNSIVQFARSQGILCQGRGSAANSMICYVLGITSIDPVAHKLLFERFLSDDRNEPPDIDVDFEHERREEVIQWIYDTYGHRHAALAAVVVRYRTRRAVREVGKALGLPDDVTGALSGQVWGWSNDGVAERHVAQLGLDRDDPRLALTLALTRQLVGTPRHLSQHPGGFVLTRDRLDDLVPIEPATMADRRVVEWEKDDLEELKIMKVDILGLGMLGCMRRAFDLLAAHKGCRLTLASPEMQTDDPKVFDMIGRADTIGVFQIESRAQMSMLPRLKPRQFYDIVIQVAIVRPGPIQGNMVHPYLRRREGKELPEYPREELKDVLEKTLGVPLFQEQAMKVAIVGAGFPAAKADALRRSMATFKSTGGVSAFFDDMVEGMVKRGYSRDFAERTFRQIEGFGSYGFPESHAASFARIAYASSWMKCHHPDVFCAAILNAQPMGFYGVAQLVRDAREHGVEVRPVCINASRWDCTLEAQDPPRDMSGKALWPVRLGLRMVRGLSNDHGARIAAAAMAAPFTSVEDVLDRAGVPVAALEKLADADAFQCLGLDRRQALWRIRGLGGPPLPLFAAAEARMNEPEVALPALTEGREVVEDYRAVQLSLRGHPAAFLRPELTRLGVTPSGRLAAMKDGAKVVVAGIVLIRQRPGKGNVTFLTLEDETGIANAIAWQRIFEANRRVIMSAAMIAIHGTLQREGQVTHVITDRIEDLTPLLARVGEMDFPRLPSPADGARGGGPDPRERKLARPPLPPRRDGGLRLRSRDFH; this comes from the coding sequence ATGACTTGCGCTTCCTATGTCGAGCTCCAGGCGGCGACGCATTTCAGTTTCCTGCGCGGGGTGGCGAGCGCGGAGGAGATGTTCGCGGCGGCGGCGCTGCTCGGCTATCCAGCCATCGGGATCGCGGATCGCAATACGGTGGGCGGTCTCGTCAAGGCGCTCAGGGCCAGCGACGAGACGGGCGTGCGGCTCGTCGCCGGCTGCCGGCTCGATCTCATGGACGGCACCGGCCTGCTCGTCTGGCCCGAAGATCGCGCCGCATGGTCGCGGCTCACCCGGCTGCTCACCACCGGCAAGATGCGCGCCGACCGCGATCGTGGGGAAAAGGGGCAGTGCTTCCTCCATTGGGAGGATGTCGCGGCGTGGAGCGACGGCCTCGTCGCCGCTCTGGTGCCGGACGAGGCCGATCGCGTCGCCGACATCGCGCTCGCGCAGGTGGCGGACATTTTCGGCGCGCGCGGCCATGTCGCACTCACCCATCGCCGCCGGCCGGGCGAGGCGGCGCGGCTCCATGCGCTGGACGCGATGGCGCGCCGCCACGGCCTGCGCGGCCTCGCCACCGGCGACGTGCTCTATGACAGCCCCGAAAAAAGGATGCTCCAGGATGTCGTCACCGCGATCCGCGAGAAGTGCACGATCGACGAGCTCGGCTTCCGCCGCGAACGCTTCGCCGACCGCTACCTGAAGAGCCCGCAGGAAATGGCGCGGCGGTTCGCGCGCTTCCCCGATGCGGTGCGGGCGAGCGCCGACATCGCCGATCGCTGCCAATTTTCCCTGCGCGAGCTTGGCCAGCAATATCCCGACGAGATCGTGATGAGCGGCCGCCCGCCGCAGGAGGCGCTGGAAGCGCTTGCGCGCGCCGCGCTCGCCGCCCTGCCCAACCGGACGCAGGCCCATGCCGACCAGCTCGAGCGCGAGCTCAGCCAGGTGAAGAGCTGGAACTACGCCCCCTATTTCCTCACCGTGAACTCGATCGTCCAGTTCGCGCGCAGCCAGGGCATCCTTTGCCAGGGCCGCGGCTCGGCCGCCAATTCGATGATCTGCTACGTGCTCGGCATCACCTCGATCGATCCGGTCGCGCACAAGCTGTTGTTCGAACGCTTCCTGTCCGACGACCGCAACGAGCCGCCCGACATCGACGTCGATTTCGAGCATGAGCGGCGCGAGGAAGTGATCCAGTGGATCTACGACACATACGGCCATCGCCACGCCGCGCTCGCCGCCGTTGTCGTTCGCTACCGAACGCGCCGCGCGGTGCGCGAAGTCGGCAAGGCGCTCGGCCTGCCCGACGACGTGACCGGCGCGCTTTCGGGCCAGGTCTGGGGCTGGTCGAACGACGGCGTCGCCGAACGCCATGTCGCCCAGCTCGGGCTCGACCGGGACGATCCGAGGCTCGCGCTCACGCTGGCGCTGACCCGCCAGCTCGTCGGCACGCCGCGCCACCTTTCGCAACATCCCGGCGGCTTCGTCCTCACCCGCGATCGGCTCGACGATCTCGTGCCGATCGAACCGGCGACGATGGCGGACCGGCGCGTCGTCGAATGGGAGAAGGACGATCTTGAGGAACTGAAGATCATGAAGGTCGACATTCTCGGCCTCGGGATGCTCGGCTGCATGCGGCGGGCCTTCGATCTTCTGGCCGCGCACAAGGGGTGCCGCCTCACCCTCGCCTCGCCGGAGATGCAGACCGACGATCCGAAAGTCTTCGACATGATCGGCAGGGCCGACACGATCGGCGTCTTCCAGATCGAAAGCCGCGCGCAGATGTCGATGCTGCCGCGGCTCAAACCCCGCCAGTTCTACGATATCGTCATCCAGGTCGCGATCGTCCGCCCGGGGCCGATCCAGGGCAATATGGTCCACCCCTATCTGCGCCGGCGCGAGGGGAAGGAGCTGCCCGAATATCCGAGGGAGGAGTTGAAGGACGTTCTTGAAAAGACGCTCGGCGTGCCGCTGTTCCAGGAACAGGCGATGAAGGTGGCGATCGTCGGCGCCGGCTTTCCCGCGGCCAAGGCCGATGCGCTGCGCCGATCGATGGCGACCTTCAAATCGACCGGCGGGGTCAGCGCATTTTTCGACGACATGGTCGAAGGCATGGTGAAGCGCGGCTATTCGCGCGATTTCGCCGAGCGCACCTTCCGCCAGATCGAGGGATTCGGCAGCTACGGCTTTCCCGAAAGCCATGCCGCCAGCTTCGCCAGGATCGCCTATGCCTCCTCGTGGATGAAGTGCCACCATCCGGACGTCTTCTGCGCCGCGATCCTCAACGCCCAGCCGATGGGCTTCTACGGCGTCGCCCAGCTTGTCCGCGACGCGCGCGAACATGGCGTGGAGGTGCGGCCGGTGTGCATCAATGCGAGCCGCTGGGATTGCACGCTGGAGGCACAAGACCCTCCCCGGGACATGTCGGGGAAGGCTTTATGGCCGGTCCGGCTCGGCCTTCGCATGGTGCGCGGGCTTTCCAACGATCATGGCGCGCGGATCGCGGCGGCGGCGATGGCGGCGCCCTTCACCTCGGTGGAGGATGTGCTCGATCGCGCCGGCGTCCCGGTCGCGGCGCTGGAGAAGCTCGCCGATGCGGACGCCTTCCAGTGCCTGGGGCTCGACCGGCGCCAGGCCCTGTGGCGGATCCGCGGCCTCGGCGGGCCGCCGCTGCCATTGTTCGCCGCGGCCGAGGCGCGCATGAACGAGCCCGAAGTGGCATTGCCGGCGCTGACCGAAGGCCGCGAGGTGGTCGAGGATTATCGCGCGGTCCAGCTGTCGCTGCGCGGCCATCCGGCCGCCTTCCTGCGGCCCGAGCTTACGCGTCTTGGCGTGACGCCGTCAGGGCGGCTGGCGGCGATGAAGGACGGCGCCAAGGTGGTCGTCGCCGGCATCGTCCTGATCCGCCAGCGGCCGGGCAAGGGCAATGTGACCTTCCTCACGCTGGAGGACGAAACCGGCATCGCCAACGCGATCGCGTGGCAGCGCATCTTCGAGGCGAACCGGCGCGTCATCATGTCGGCGGCGATGATCGCGATCCACGGCACGCTCCAGCGCGAAGGCCAGGTGACCCACGTCATCACCGATCGGATCGAGGATCTGACGCCCCTCCTCGCGCGAGTCGGCGAGATGGATTTCCCGCGCCTGCCGAGCCCCGCCGACGGTGCCCGCGGCGGCGGCCCAGACCCGCGCGAGCGCAAGCTGGCCAGGCCTCCGCTGCCGCCACGGCGCGACGGCGGCCTGCGCCTCCGGTCGCGCGATTTTCATTAG
- a CDS encoding DUF3617 domain-containing protein, whose translation MTGRAALFPGLAALALAIAGCRGEAPPREMSRTEVAAVLAGLRVAPGLWEVRSAVVDAAGANLPVEARRGMIGPRPTLRHCITPAEAARPAARFLGQPARPGCAWRGFALAGERLRGTTVCPGVTTRMAGRYRPDGFDSRMEIDRAMPDGAVLTLTIASRGRRIGACPEQRPAPAAEAAMEVRPG comes from the coding sequence GTGACCGGGCGGGCGGCGCTTTTCCCTGGCCTGGCCGCGCTCGCGCTGGCGATCGCGGGCTGCCGGGGAGAGGCGCCGCCGCGCGAGATGAGCCGGACTGAGGTGGCGGCCGTGCTCGCCGGCCTGCGCGTCGCGCCCGGGCTTTGGGAGGTGCGCAGCGCCGTCGTGGATGCGGCCGGGGCGAATCTTCCGGTGGAGGCTCGGCGGGGGATGATCGGGCCGCGCCCGACGCTGCGCCATTGCATCACGCCGGCGGAGGCGGCGCGCCCGGCCGCGCGCTTCCTCGGCCAGCCGGCCCGACCCGGCTGTGCCTGGCGCGGCTTCGCGCTGGCGGGAGAGCGGCTGCGCGGGACGACCGTCTGCCCGGGCGTCACGACGCGGATGGCCGGCCGCTACCGTCCCGACGGATTCGATTCGCGGATGGAGATCGATCGGGCGATGCCGGACGGGGCCGTCCTGACGCTGACGATTGCGAGCCGGGGGCGGCGGATCGGCGCCTGCCCGGAACAAAGGCCGGCGCCGGCCGCTGAAGCCGCGATGGAGGTGCGGCCGGGGTGA
- a CDS encoding DUF6504 family protein, translating into MARLASLCLPDLAIARIRRAERIASPPESRRGDVDPILIAARGGGWRPGARWARETAPPRLIARPDGGAALVTALKDGNRIVLAAACARAQALGLAPGMPLAQARILVPGLVVRDADPAGDAAWLDRLACFAARRWTPRAAPSGPDGLWLDLTGVAHLFGGEARMCERILAFCRRLGFAARIAVAGSLGAAHALARHGAAPLILCPEGGEAEAIAPFPLAALRLGAEVLDAAARLGVGTIGALAAMPRAPLQRRFGGLLLKRLDQALGRVGEPFDPVVPEEPPAVLLRFLEPIATPEAIEEALGEAMRRLVPRLESAGLGVRRLLLACDRIDGDVQQAAIGTARATRDGAHLLRLMAARIERLEPGFGLENLRLVATRVEPLGAQPIEGGLAGRETPDLAALVDRLAVRLGRRRVFRLSAIESDLPERSVARADPLGAAAPWPRWPRPACLLAPPEPVDFVMAEHPDGVPLRFTWRGRAYKVVAGDGPERIHGEWWRRADEADAIRDYFQVESEEGQRFWLFRRGDPDLPGTGDLTWHMHGIFA; encoded by the coding sequence ATGGCGAGGCTCGCCTCGCTCTGCCTGCCGGACCTCGCGATCGCGCGGATCCGGCGGGCCGAGCGGATCGCCTCGCCGCCTGAATCGCGGCGCGGCGATGTCGATCCGATCCTGATCGCAGCGCGCGGCGGCGGCTGGCGGCCCGGAGCCCGCTGGGCGCGGGAAACCGCGCCGCCGCGCCTGATCGCCCGTCCGGACGGCGGCGCGGCGCTGGTCACCGCGCTCAAGGACGGCAACCGCATCGTGCTTGCCGCGGCCTGCGCGCGGGCACAGGCGCTCGGCCTTGCCCCCGGCATGCCGCTTGCCCAGGCGCGGATTCTCGTCCCCGGCCTTGTCGTTCGCGATGCCGATCCTGCGGGCGACGCCGCCTGGCTCGATCGCCTCGCCTGCTTTGCCGCGCGTCGCTGGACGCCGCGCGCCGCGCCGTCGGGCCCCGACGGATTGTGGCTCGATCTGACCGGCGTCGCGCATCTGTTCGGCGGCGAGGCGCGGATGTGCGAACGAATCCTCGCATTCTGCCGCCGCCTCGGCTTTGCCGCGCGGATCGCCGTCGCCGGCTCCCTGGGCGCCGCCCATGCGCTCGCCCGGCATGGCGCCGCGCCGCTGATCCTCTGCCCCGAAGGCGGCGAGGCGGAGGCGATCGCCCCCTTCCCCCTGGCCGCGCTGCGGCTCGGCGCCGAGGTGCTGGACGCCGCCGCGCGGCTGGGGGTCGGGACGATCGGCGCGCTCGCCGCGATGCCCCGCGCCCCGCTCCAGCGTCGCTTCGGCGGTCTCCTGCTGAAGCGGCTCGATCAGGCGCTTGGCCGCGTCGGCGAGCCGTTCGATCCGGTCGTGCCGGAAGAGCCGCCCGCCGTGCTGCTTCGTTTCCTCGAGCCGATCGCGACGCCGGAGGCGATCGAGGAAGCACTCGGCGAGGCGATGCGCCGGCTGGTGCCGCGGCTGGAATCCGCCGGCCTTGGCGTGCGCCGCCTCCTCCTCGCCTGCGACCGGATCGACGGCGACGTGCAACAGGCCGCGATCGGCACCGCCCGGGCGACCCGCGACGGCGCCCATCTGCTGCGGCTGATGGCGGCGCGGATCGAGCGGCTGGAGCCCGGCTTCGGCCTTGAAAACCTGCGCCTTGTCGCCACCCGCGTCGAGCCGCTCGGCGCGCAGCCGATCGAGGGCGGCCTCGCCGGACGGGAGACGCCGGATCTCGCCGCGCTGGTCGATCGGCTTGCCGTCCGGCTCGGGCGGCGGCGCGTCTTCCGGCTGTCGGCGATCGAAAGCGACCTGCCCGAACGAAGCGTCGCGCGCGCCGATCCGCTCGGCGCCGCCGCGCCCTGGCCGCGCTGGCCCCGCCCCGCCTGCCTGCTCGCGCCGCCGGAGCCGGTGGATTTCGTCATGGCCGAACATCCGGACGGCGTGCCGCTGCGCTTCACCTGGCGCGGCCGCGCCTACAAGGTCGTCGCCGGCGACGGCCCCGAGCGCATCCACGGCGAATGGTGGCGCCGCGCCGACGAGGCCGACGCCATCCGCGACTATTTCCAGGTCGAATCCGAGGAAGGCCAGCGCTTCTGGCTGTTCCGCCGGGGCGATCCGGACCTGCCCGGCACCGGCGATCTCACCTGGCACATGCACGGCATTTTCGCATGA
- a CDS encoding ImuA family protein codes for MSPSRMMTFSPSSLAELRAAVRTIEQNGRADGRGAVPFGLDAVDGRLAGGGLAMAALHEAAAASEAPGDMAAATLFVAAIAARFSRNEGDGQVLWALTGPGLFAPGLAGAGLTGDRVFFAACRDDAEALAAMEDALRHGGLAAVVGEISRIDQASLRRLQLAAEDGGSAALLLRRWHRRGGDPLAAPSSAVTRWRIGCAPSAVLPYPGIGRARWHVDLVRQRGGPPFHWLLEAPDGEARLALPAGPRDRADPAGRADRLAA; via the coding sequence ATGAGTCCGAGTCGCATGATGACCTTTTCGCCTTCCTCCCTTGCCGAGCTGCGCGCGGCGGTGCGCACGATCGAGCAGAATGGCCGCGCCGATGGGCGCGGCGCAGTGCCGTTCGGGCTCGACGCGGTGGATGGGCGGCTTGCCGGCGGCGGCCTGGCGATGGCGGCGTTGCATGAGGCGGCAGCGGCGAGCGAGGCGCCGGGGGACATGGCGGCGGCGACCCTGTTCGTGGCCGCGATCGCCGCGCGCTTCTCGCGCAACGAGGGAGACGGCCAGGTGCTCTGGGCGCTGACCGGCCCCGGCCTGTTCGCCCCCGGCCTGGCGGGCGCCGGCCTGACGGGCGACCGCGTCTTCTTCGCCGCCTGCCGCGACGATGCGGAGGCGCTGGCGGCGATGGAAGACGCCCTGCGCCATGGCGGCCTCGCCGCGGTGGTGGGCGAGATTTCGAGGATCGACCAGGCGAGCCTGCGCCGGCTCCAGCTCGCCGCCGAGGACGGGGGGAGCGCGGCCTTGCTGCTGCGGCGCTGGCACAGGCGGGGAGGCGATCCGCTCGCCGCGCCGTCGAGCGCGGTCACCCGCTGGCGGATCGGCTGCGCGCCCTCGGCCGTCCTGCCTTATCCGGGCATCGGCCGGGCACGCTGGCATGTCGATCTGGTCCGCCAGCGCGGCGGCCCGCCTTTCCACTGGCTCTTGGAGGCGCCCGATGGCGAGGCTCGCCTCGCTCTGCCTGCCGGACCTCGCGATCGCGCGGATCCGGCGGGCCGAGCGGATCGCCTCGCCGCCTGA